The nucleotide window CGGCGTGGGCGTCGGCGCCCCGGCCGCCGTCGTCGCGGCCGGCGGGGTACTGCTGTGGCCGGCCGCGCGGCTGACGGACGACGACGGTCCGCTACGCGACCGGGCGGCCGCGGCGGCGGGGCGCCCCGAAGACGACGCGCGGACGCTGACGGCGGCGGCCGCGACCGCGGCCGCGGTCGTCCACGGCCTGACGGTCGGGCTGGCGATGACGGCGCTCGCCGGCCCGGTCGCGTTCGTCCTGTTGTACGTCGGCGGCGTCGCGGAGACGGTGACCGTCGTCGCCGGCGGGTTCGCGGTCTCGGCGGTCGCGCTGGAGAGGGCCGTCGGCTTCGACCGCGCCGACGACCTCTGGGCGATCGACGACGGGCTGTGGGCCCGGCTGTCCAACCCGTTGTTGGGGCTGACCGTCGTCGCCGTGACGCTGGCCACGCTCGTGCTCGCGCTCGCGGCCGGCGGTGTCGGCGCCGTCGACTGGCTGTCCCGCGGCGGGGTCGGTCCGTTCGGGCTCGCCGTCCTCCTCCAGGCGACGGTGTTGGGGCTGGCGCTGTTGGCCCCACACGTCGAGCGGTCACTGTCGCAGCTGCTGGGGCCAGACCGGTTCGACCCTCCGGCGTTGCTGTCGGAACTGGGGCGCTCTCCCGAAGAGATCCCCCGCGGGTACTGGGTCGGGATCGGCGTCCAGCTCCTGTTCCTGTGGAGCGGGTTCGGTCTGCCGGCCGTCTGGCCCGGTGGGATCGTCGGGCTGGTGCTCGGGACGCTGCTGCCCGGGATCGCGGTCGCCACCGTCGTCGTCGCGCTGTCCGTCGTCGGCGTCTGGGGACTCGTGGAGTTCGTCCTGGCGGCCAGCGGCGACGACGGGCCGTTCGTCGTGCGGACGGTCGCGTCGGCGCTCCCGGCGGGCGCGGCGACGCTGCTCGTCGTCGCGCCGTTGCCGGTCCAGACTCCGTACGTCACGGCCGTCACGGTCCCGTTGGGGGTCGGCGTCGGCACGATCCTCGTTCGGCTGTGTGGCCACGCCCTGTCGTTGTTCGCTCGGTTCGGCCCGCTCGAGAACGACGTCGCCGGGTTCGGTGTCGCCGCCGGACTGACGGCGGCGCTGGCGCCGACGGCCGCGCTGTCCGGGGCGCCGGCGCCGACGGTGTACCTCGCCGTCGCGGCCGCGCTGGCCTGTTGGTACGCCGGCGAGCTGTCGGCCGGGCTCGGCGCGGCGCTGGGCCGCGACGCCGACACCGCCGCCGGAGAGGCCGCCCACACCGTCGGTCTGACGGTCGTGCTCGTGGCCGCGCTCGGGCTCGTCACGGGGCTCACCTACTTCCTGTCCGTGCCCGCCGGGCTCGTCGCCGGCCCGCAGACGGCCGCGGCGATCGTGTTGTTGGTGGTCGCCGCCGCCGCGCTCGTCGCCCGCGAGAGCGTCGTCCGCGATCGGGGGTGAGACGGGCGGGAGTTCCGCCCGGTGACGCGCGCCGCCACAGATCAGTCCGGTGCGGTCGCGGTGCGGCCGCGGAGGCGGTGTGACGGCACAGCGGACGACGCTCGGCCCGCGAGCGAGCGTCGACGATTCGGGTGAGCGGCACACCGCGGTGCTGTGCGGTACAGCACCAGAATCAGGACGCGAGCGAGCGCCTCTTTCGCCACCGAATCGCGGAGCGATCCGGTTGGCAGCCAGATCTCTCCGGGATCTGGCGGCATCGACCATTTTTCCCGTGAGAGGTGAGCGCGCGCAGCGCGCTCACCCGAACGGCAAAAAGGTCGTACTATTGGGCGTCTACTACGGCCACTCCGGCCAGGTTGACGATGTCTTTCACCTCGTCGCCGCGCTGGAGGACGTGGACGGGTTCGTCCATCCCGACGAGCATGGGGCCGATGGCCTCGGCACCGCCGAGGCGTTGGAGCAGCTTGTAGCCGATGTTGCCGGACTCCAGGTTGGGGAAGATCAGGACGTTCGCGGGCTCGTTCAGCTCGGAGAACTCGTAGGTGTCACGTAGGATGTCCTGGACGACGGCAGTGTCGGCCTGCATCTCCCCGTCGACGGGGAAGTCGACGCCGTCGTCGGCGTGGAGCCGTTCGACGGCCTCCCGAGAGGTCTGTGGGGAGCCGTCGTCGACGGAGCCGAAGTTGGAGTACGACAGCATGGCGGCCCGGGGCTCGACGTTGAACCGCCGCGCCAGGTCGGCGGTGTGGCGGGTGATCTCCGCGAGCGTGTCGGCGTCCGGGTCGCGGTTGACCGTGGCGTCTGCACAGAACACGACACGGTTGCTGAAGGTGAGCATGTAGACGCCGGCGACGTGGTCGGTGTCCTCCGTGGCGCCGATCACTTGGAGCGGCGGCCGGAGCGCGGACGGGTAGTTGTGGGTGAGCCCGGTGAGGAGCGCGTCGGCGTCGTCCTGTTCCACCATGACGGAGCCGAAGTAGTTGGTGTCACGCCGGACGAGTTCGCCGGCCTCCGTCCGGGTGATCCCGTCGCGGCGACGCATCTCGAACAACCGGTCTGCGTACTGTTCGGCGGCCTCGTCGGCGCCGGGGTCGACGATCTGGGGGTCGTAGTCCAAGCCGAGCCGAGCCGTCTCCGAGCGGATCGTGTCGGCGTCACCCAGGAGGACGGGGTCGGCGATCTCCTGTTCGGACAGCTGGTAGGCGGCGCGGATCATCTTCTCGTCGGTACCCTCGGCGAGCGCGACGCACTTGGGATCGGACTTGGCCTTGTTGAGGACGACCCGCATCATCTCGCGGCTCTTGCCCAGCCGGGCCTCCAGCCGCTCGGCGTACGCCTCGGGGTCGATCTCGCGGCGGGCACACCCGGAGTCCATCGCGGCCTCCGCGACTGCGGGGGCGATCTCGAACAGGACCCGCGGGTCCAACGGCTTCGGGATGACGTAGTCCGGCCCGAACTGGAGCGGCTGGTCGCCGTACGCCTTCACCACTTCGTCGGGCACGTCCTTGCGGGTGAGCTCCGCCAGCGCCTCGGCGGCGGCGCGTTTCATCTCCTCGTTGATGTCCGTCGCCCGCGCGTCGAGCGCCCCGCGGAAGATGAACGGGAACCCCAAGACGTTGTTCACCTGGTTGGGGTAGTCCGACCGTCCGGTCGCCATGACGACGGTGTCGTCGCGGGCGGCCTTGGCGGTCTCGTAGCCGATCTCCGGGTCCGGGTTCGCCATGGCGAAGATGATCGGGTCGTCGGCCATCGACCGGACCATCTCCTCGTCGACGATGCCGCCGACGGACAGCCCGACGAACACGTCGGCGCCGGCCATCGCGTCCGCGAGCCCGCCTTCGGGCACGTCGCGGGCGAACTCGCGTTTGAACTCGTTCACGTCGCCGTCGGCCGCGCGGGCGTCCGTGATGATCCCGGAGGAGTCACACATCGTGATGTTCTCCCGGCGAGCGCCCAGCGAGAGGTAGAAGCGCGCGGTGGCGATGGCGGAGGCGCCGGCGCCCGAGAAGACGATCTCCAGGTCTTCGATCTCCTTGTCGGCGATGTCGGCGGCGTTGATCAGCGCTGCCCCGGAGATGATCGCCGTGCCGTGTTGGTCGTCGTGGAACACGGGCACGTCCATCTCCTCGCGGAGCCGTTGTTCGATCTCGAAACACTCCGGCGCCTTGATGTCCTCCAAGTTGATGCCGCCGAACGTCGGCTCCATCGCGGAGACGGACCGGACGAAGTCGTCCACGTCCGTCTCGTCGAGCTCCACGTCGAACACGTCGATGTCGGCGAACCGCTTGAACAGGACGCCTTTCCCCTCCATCACCGGCTTCGACGCCTGGGCGCCGATGTCGCCGAGCCCGAGAACCGCAGAGCCGTTAGAGACGACACCGACCAAGTTCCCCTTCGCGGTGTACTCGTAGGCGCGCTCCGAGTCCGTGTCGATGTCACGACACGGAGCGGCGACGCCCGGCGAGTACGCAAGCGAGAGGTCTCGTTGTGTGTTCGTCGGCTTCGTCGTCGAGATCTCCAGTTTCCCGGGTGGCTCCTCGCGGTGGTACTCCCGGGCGTCGTCTTCGAGTCCCATGCTGGGTCTCTCCGGCGGCGTGACAAAAAGCGTACCTACTTGCGTACTGCCGTTGTGCCAGACGGGACCAGACCCCGAGGGGGCTCACGCCCAGCGATCGTCGTCAGTGTCGTCGCCGTACTCTGTGTCGTCGCCGTACTCTGTGTCGTCGCCGCTCTCCCGCTCGTCGAGGTCGTCCACGTCGACGTACTCCGTGTCGTCACGCGAACGCGTGGACCCCGGCGGGGGACCGGAACGGGTCGTCGGCGGGACGAGCGACGGGGACAGGACCGCGAGGTCGTCGTCGAACCCGGCCAGCGACCGGAGTTCGAACGCCCGGGTGTACGTCTTCGACACGGCGTTGATCGGGAGCAGGACGACGAGCATCGCCAACAGCCAGGTGACGCCGCCGGCGACGAAGCCGAGCCCGACGCCCAACGGCCCGGCGAGTCCACCGCCGAGCGCCCCGACGACCAGCCCGACGGCGGCTGCGAGGATCGTCGCCGGAATCGCCCCGACCACCAACAGGAACGTCCGGACGATCCCGACGCCGATCCCGACCAGGAGGTGGACGACGACGTAGACGACCGTCTGCCACCCCTCTCCACGCAGTAGGGGCCAGAGCCGTCGCCAGGCGTCGACGACGCCCCGGCCCTCGTCGAACATCACGGGGACGACGAACTGGTTCGTCAGCGACCGGACGAGTCCGGAGACGAAGGCGAGACCGGCGACGACGGCGACGACGGCGACGACCCCGACGGCGCCGACGGCCGCGGGCGACACCACCCCGCCGAGCACGGCGGCTACGCCGACGAGCACGGGGGTGGCGACCGGCAGCGTCACGGCGAGCCGGAAGCCGAACAACCGCAGCCCGTCGCCGGTGTGTCGCCGGAACGGCGCGCGGATCCGAACCTCGTCCGTCGACAGCGCCGCGAGGAACACGAACTCCATCACGGCGCCGACGACGTCGAAGAGGAGCCACACCCCGATCAGAATCACGACGACCGCGACCAGGAGCCAGACGTCCGGCCCGCCGAACTCGACGAGGCCGGGGTCGGTCGACGGCAGGGTCGGTGACGGCCTCTCGCCGGGGGACAGCCCCGGAACGTTCGAGAGGTTCGAGAACTGCCCCCCGACGCCGCCGGTCCCGAGGAGCAGCGTGATCGCCGCCAACCGCGCCCACCGCCACAGCGAGGCCCCCCCGAGGAACGTTCGCGTGGCGCCGATGGCGTCGTCGACGGCGTCGACCGCGTACCACGACATACACACACGGACGCCGTCCCCAATAAAAGGGGTTGTCGTTCATTACGCAGCCAGAAACACGCCACGGCGGCGCGACGACTCCGTCGGCGACCGACTCGGCGGTTCCGTCGGCGACGACACAGACGAGCACGCGCCTCCCGTGACGGCTACACCGACAACACGTCCGGCCGTTCCAGCGACAGGCCGTCGACAGTCACGGTCGTCGTCGGCCAGTCGCCGGTCGTCGTCACCGGCTCCACCGTCTCTCCGTCGACGATGGCAGTGTCCTCGCTCTTCGCGCCCTCGACCGTCGGGTTCCAGGCGTACGCCGCCGGGGAGACGACGGGGGCGTCGCTGTCGGGCGTCGCGATCCACTCTCGGCCGGCGTAGCCCGTCGCGCCGCCCTGGTGGTGTTCACGCCACTCCCCCCGGTGGCCGGCGTCGGCGTACGCCGACTCGATCGCGTCGAACACCGTGCCGGCGCGGCCCGGCTCCGTCTCCGCCGTCGCCGACTCGCGGTGGGTCGCGACCCGGCGCGTCGCCGCCAGCGCCGCCGTCTCCACCTGCTGGGCGGCGCTGTGGCGATCACAGAGCCAAGTTGGCGGATCGAACGCGACCGTCCGGGTGAGACTGACGGACAGCCCCCCGCGGCGCGCCGTGACGGCGACGAGCGCGTACGACCCCAACTGCTCGGTCGTCGGCGTCGGGTGTCGGTACGCCGGCGCGCGCTCGCTGCCGCCGACGAGGACGACCGGCGTGTCGATCCCGCGGCCGGACAACCCCACCTGGAGCGCGCTTGCGACCTCGCGTTCCGTGTCCTCCGGCTGGAGCTGTCGACACACCCGTTCGACTCCGGCCGCGACCTCGCCGCCGAGCCGGCGGTAGCGCTCGCGGTCCGCCGCCGACAGGCGGAGTCGGAGCCGCGTCGGGTCGATCTCCGTCGTGCCGGCGACCGGGAAGTCCGCGAGCGCGTCGTCGGTCGCCCGGGCGGCGACGGCGCCCGCCAGATCCGTCTCGTACCACGGGTCCGCGACGACGGACATCGACAGCGCCGCCGGCAGTTGCTCGACCGCCAGTCGTTCGCTCTCGATCTCGTTCGTCAGGACGGTCCAGTCCCCGTCCCCGTGGTAGCCGACCGCCGCCTCGCCGACCCCTGCCGCGCGGGAGACGCGGCTGTCGGCCCCGCCGGTTGCCCACGCGAAGCTGTCCGGCCGACCCAGCCAGACCTCGTCTGCGTCCTCGGCCGCGAGCAACGCCTCCAGTCGCCGCTCGCGTTCGTCCGTGTCGAACTCGACTGTCACACCGGAGCGTGCGTGCCGACGGATTTCAGCCGTGCGGTCCCGGCGGGACCGACTCGCTCGTCTCCGGTGTGTCGACCCACCCGTTCCCGGTCGTCGGGGGAGTCAGACAGGTATAAATTCACGAGACACTGGGTTCGACCCGAGATGGACTGGCCAGAGTGGCTCACCTTCAGGCGGTACGTCGCGGCGGCGACCGGGATGGCTGGACTCCTGATCGCGCTCGGGATCTACACCGCCGCCTCCGGCTCCGGGCTGGCGTGCGCCCAGCAGTGGCCGTTGTGTGACGGCGGCGTCCTCCCGCAGACGATCCCCTCCTTCGTGGAGTGGTTCCACAGACTCTGGGCGATGATCACCGGGTTCGTGATCTTCGGCGCCGCGGTCTGGGCGTGGCGGGCGGATCTCCCCCGGGTGACGACGGCGGCGACGCTGACGGCAGCCGTCCTCACCCCGTTGCAGGCGGTGTTCGGCGCGGTGACGGTGACGCTGGAGGGGGCGGTCCCCGGCGGCTACTCCGCGCCCGTCCACGCGGCGCACTTCCTCACCGGGACGACGATCTTCCTCGGACTGACGTACGCGGCGCTGACGAGCGCCGAGACGCGAGTGCCCGACCGACGCGCCCGCGTCCGGCTGGCCACTCGGACGGCCGTCGTCGGCGTCGGCGTGTCGCTGCTGTTGTCGCGCGCGCTCCCGTTCGTCCAGTTCGGGCCGTGGGCACAGGCGGGCTTCTACCTCGCCGCGCTGACGACGCTGGGGGCGCTCGTCGCCGCCGTGCGGTGGCTGGGGGCGCTGGGGCGCGGTCGGCTCCGCGCCGCGGCGGGGCTCGCGGCCGTCGCCCACGCCGGCGCGATGCTGCTGGGGCGTGATCTCGTCTACTACGCCGAGACGGTGGAACTGCTCAACCTCGTGTTCGCGCTCGTGGCGGCCGCGCTCGTCGCCGGCACCGCCTGGAGCGTGGAGACGGAAGACGGCGGTCGCGCCGACCGGGCGCGGGCGCCGACGGACGACTAACGACGGTAGAAGCAGTCTCGTTCGCGCCGTTGTCCCCCCGGAACCGACTGTCGTGTGTACGTGTCACGTGAAACGATACACTTATGAATTCGTGATCTCAATTATTGTCAGATGTCGCGTGGATGGAACATCAGCCCGCGAGCACAGTTCGTGGCGGAAGTTCTGCTCGTTCTGATCCCATCCGGGATCGCACTCTTCCTGTCAGACCTCGCAACTTTATAGAAGCTCTTGGGATTCGTCGGGGCGACAGTAGTCGCCACTCTGGCTAAGTACCTGACCGTCTACCGACAACGAGAGAACGTCAAAGAACTCCAGCACGATGAGTTTCTGACTCGTCATCTCGAACTGATGATTGGCGATTACAAACAGAAGTACGACCCAACACACGACATCCGCGTCAACGTGATGCTCCCGCAGAGTAAACGGGAGTTGTCGTACGAGGGCGGTGGGTTTGATTACACGCACGAACAATATCTCCAGATTGCGCACTGTGCAGGAGGCGGTATCGACAGTGACATTCGTGAACACGACTGCGGGGAACAAGATGAAACAACGACCCCGTGGGGGGTCGACCAACCGGCAGAGGGCAACTGTGGTCGTGCGTTCGTAGCTGGGGAGGTCCGTGTCGCTGGACGAGTCCCGGCTGAGGATCGATGGCCTGGCCAAGAGACGACACACGGGCAGGACCGGGACACTCGGGCGGTGAACAGCGTCCTCAGTGTGCCGATACGGAACTCCGAAGCAGGGGAGCCGATTGCAGTACTGAACGTCGATGCACCAGCACCGCTTCGAGAGACGAGCTTCGAGAGTGACGAGGTTCAACGGACCGTCGCTGAGCGATACGCCAGCCGGCTTGCTACTGTAGTGTGATCGCTCACCGATGCCGTGCGAATCCTCTAATTCCTCTGTTTGTCCTCCAGTAGAAGATATTCCGACAGTTTCAGTATGTATTCTGCTTCGCCAGCTTTTTAAAACGCCGGGAGCGATAACAGGGTATGAGTCAGACCCACGATGACAGCAAGACCGGTGACGGCGAGTGGGTGTACCGCAAGTCCGACGGAGAGGAGACTGAAAGAGTATCCGATGAGCCGTCGGCGGTGGAAGAAGTAAAACAGCAGGTAGTATCGTCGAAGTACATCCCAGTCGTCAACTACGACGCGGAGAACAAGACGATCAGTATCACGACTCGGCTGTAGTTCGCCGCGACGGCTGTCTCCCGAAAACAGCGTCCGCGCGTTCTTCGACTGACGCCCGGGAAGTCACACGTACAACGAAACTTGCCCGAGGACGGCGACGACGCCGACGGCCAACAACAGCCAGATCCCGAGCGCACGCCACCCCTCCGAGGGGCCGTCGTCGCTCGTGATCTCCACCCAGCCGGCTGCGACCGTGAAGCTCCCGAGTCCGGCCACCACCGCCGGCAGCGTGAACAACGCCGTCCCCAGCGCCTGTAGCCCGAGCGAGACGGCAACGAGCCCCAGCGAGACGGTGAGCGTCACGCGCGGACGCGCCGGCGGGACGGACGGACTCACTCGAACGACACCTCGACGGCCGCGTCCTCGTCGTCCGGCCGCTGGCCACACGGCAACTCCGCGAACGCCTCCCGGAGGAGGTCGTACGTCTCGTCGATCGCCTCCACGATCACCGTCGTGTCCGAGATCACCGGCATGAAGTTGGTGTCGCCGGTGTACCGCGGGACGACGTGGGTGTGGACGTGGTCGTCGATAGAGCCGCCGGCGGCGTCGCCGCCGTGGTTGAGTCCGGCGTTGAGCCCGTTCGGGTCCAACGCCGCGCGGACGGCGTCGAACGTCGCCTGCTTCAGCCGGGCGTGGTCCGCGACGACCGCCGGCGAGAGCGCGGCGTAGTCTCCTTCGTGGGCGTCCGGGATCACCATGACGTGGCCAGGGTTGTACGGGGCGTTGTTGCAGATCACGAACGAGTGGGGTGACCGGGCCACGATCCGACTCGCCCGGTCGTCGTCGCGGGCCGGCAGGACGCAGAACGGACAGCCGTCCACCGCGTCCTCGTGGTCCTCCCGCCGAATCCACTCGATCCGCCAGGGCGCGAACACCTGTTCCATGTGTCTCCGTCCACCTCGGGCGTCTTCCCCCTTCCGCTCGTGCCCGCCGACTCGCTGCGTTCCCGGCCGTTCCGGCGGTCGAACGTACCAGTGCAGTTATACTCGGGGTACGGTTTTAAATAGGACAACGACGACGTGTTACGCATGGCCACACAGCCCGCTGGGACGGACAGCGTGCGCGAGCGGTGTCGGGAGTGCGGCCGCGAGACTTCCCACCGCGTCCGGGTGGAGATCCGGACGGAGAGCGAGGCAGCCGAGAACGCCCAGTTCTCCCGTGAACCGTATCGCGTGTCGACGTGTACAGAGTGTGGCACGGAGTCCGTCACCCGCATGAACAACGCCTGAGTCGCCTCCGCGCCGCCCGCCCTCCACGGCCCGCCGCCGAACCAGCCGACGGCCCACTCACTCGAATAGCCCGCGGGTCGTCACCTCGATCCCGTCCTCCCGGACGAGGATGGTGTGTTCCGCCTGGCTGACGAGCCGCCCCGGCTCCTCCGTCAACACCGGGTACCCCTTCACGATCCCCTGTTGGGTCAGTCGGCGCAGCGCCATCTCCGCCCGCGAGGTGTCGAGCGCCCGCGCCGCGAACGGCAGTCCGTCGAACTCTCGGATCTGTTCTAACGCCTGGCGGGCCGACCGGTTCCGGACGGACCGATCCTCCACGAGTTCGAAAATCTCCTCTTTCGACCCCTCACCCACCTTGCCGCGGCCGTCTGTGGCGAACGGCTCGATGGCGACCGCCTGGCCGGGCTCTAGCTCGACGGAGCGGTCGACCCCGCGGTTCGGCACGTTCGGCCCCGTGTGGGCGTCGAACCGTTGGACGCCGTGGCCCGAGAGATTGTACACCGGGGTGTAGTCGTACGCCTCGATCACGTCCTCGATCTCGGCCCCGATCTCGCCGACTGGCACCCCCGGGCCGGCGGCCTCGACTGCGGCGGCCAGCGCCTCCTCGGCGGCCTCGACCAGCTCCGGCGTCTCCGAGAGATCCACCGTCACCGCCGCGTCCGCGATGTAGCCGTCGACGTGGACGCCGATGTCCAGACACACCATCTCGTCGTCGAACTCCGTCTCGTCTTCGCGTGCCGGTGTCGCGTGGCTCGCTTCCGCGTCGACGCTCACGTTCACCGGGAACGCCAGCCCGTCGCCCAGCTCTCGCACCCGGTCTTCCGCGTACTCCGCGACCTCCAGGTGGGTGACGCCCGGCTCGATCATCTCCCGCGTCTCCCCCATCACCGTGGTGAGCACTTCGCCGGCCTCGCGGTGGCTCTCCAACGCCGCTTCGTCGAACTCGGTCATGGCCGCAGCTTCGACTGTCGCGTCCAAGTACGTTGTGGGACGGGCCGCCGTCCGGGTCTCCTGCGGTTCGTCCCCTCGGCCGTTCCAGGCAGTCAGGGCAGGTCGCCCAGCCCGTACCCCTGGCGTCGGGCGACGGCGAACGCGACGGCGACGGCAGCGGCCAGGACGGCGATCCAGGCGGTCAGCCCGGCGGCGGCGCCGGGCGTGGCGCCGGCGGCGCCGACGGCGGCGACGACCGCACCCCCGAGGACGACCCCGCCGACCCCGCCGACGACGGCGCTACCGCCGACGGCCACGAGCCGACGGCGGCGGGTCTCGCCCAAGTCCGCGACGGAGAACGGCTCCAACGCCGGCGCGTCCAGCAGCTCGGCGTCGACGAAGGCGGCGTACGACGACCCGGGGGCGTCCGACGACGCCTCGTACGACCGGCGGACGGCGGCGAGTCGGTCCGGAACCGTGCCGCCACTGCCGGGCGTGTCCAACAGCGTCCCGCCAGAGCCCGGGAACACCGCCGCCTCGGAGACGGGTGGGTAGCGCCACCACGCCCGGAACGCCGCCAGCCAGCCGACGAGCGCCGGGTGTCGCCCGGCGGGTCGGGCGGCCGCGACGGCGACTGCCGCGAGACAGACCACGGCCTGGAGTCCGACCGGGACGGCCGGCAGCCCGCCGACGCCGAGCAACGGCGCACCGGCGCCGAGCCCGTCCAGCGCGCCCGACAGCGCCGCGAGCGTCAGCGTCGCCGCCGCGGCGACCGCGCCGGCGACGGTGGCCCAGCCGACGGCCGCGGCGCGTCGACGTGCGGTCGTCGCCGGCGCAGTGATCGTGAACCGGTGGTCCTCCGGCAGCCGCTGGGTCAACAGCTCCGCCAGGAACGCCTCCAGGTGGGTGTCGTCCGCGCCGGTCTCGCGCACCTCCTCGGCCACCGCCTCCACGACGGTGACGAACGCGTCCGTCGCCTGCCGAGTCCGGTCACCCAGTGCCTGGCGGTCGACACGCTCTGCGGCCTCGCCGACCAGTTCCACCCCGTCTGCGGTGTCGTCAGGCTGGATCACCACGTCCGCCCACTCCGTCTCCCGAGTGCGGCCGGCGTCGGCGACGACCACCCCGGCCCGCGGCACCGTCTCGCGCACCCACCGGAACAGCTCCACCGCCTTCGAGTGTGTCGGGACCCCGAAGTCCGCCGTACCGGACTCCAGCAGGGCCGCGAACTCGCCGGGCACGTCCGGCTCGAACGGCGTCGCGTCCGTCGCGTGCTCGAACACGAGCGACGGGCCGGTCGTCCCCTCCGCCGGCCGCCAGCCCAGTTCGTCGACGGTCGCCCGCACCGTCTCCACGAACGTCTCCACGAGTTCGTCGGGCGCGGCCCCCGACGCCTCGAAGTCGGCGAGAAACGTCTCCGGTCCGTTCCGGACGGCCGTCACCGTCCCCCGAGCGCGACCACGCGCCGGGTCGACGGCCAACGCGACCCCGTGGTCTGCCGCCCGGACGGCCCGTTCGTCGACGCCCGGCTCGTCTCGCTCTGTCGACAGCGCCAGCTCTCCGGTCGCCGTCTCGTACAGCCGGAGCTCGTAGCTCGCGGCCGGCGCGAGCCCGAGCTTCGGCCCGCCGCGCCCGGTCGACTCCGTCGAGACCGCCCGGCGCGCCGGCCCGTCAGCGTCTGCACTGTCACCCCCGAGGTCGCCGTCCGGCGGACCACGACCGGCGCTCGTGGGGTCCGGGCCACTACCGATCGGTCCCGGGTCGGTGTCCGCGGAACCACGGCCGCCCCCAGCCGGTTCTGGGTCGGTGTCCGCAGGACCACGGCCGCCCCCAGCCGGCTCCGGGTCGGCGTCCACTCCCCCCGTGTCACCGGACCCCGTGTGGGCGTCCGTCGGCGCCGTCGACCCCGAACGCTC belongs to Halobaculum sp. MBLA0143 and includes:
- a CDS encoding NADP-dependent malic enzyme; translation: MGLEDDAREYHREEPPGKLEISTTKPTNTQRDLSLAYSPGVAAPCRDIDTDSERAYEYTAKGNLVGVVSNGSAVLGLGDIGAQASKPVMEGKGVLFKRFADIDVFDVELDETDVDDFVRSVSAMEPTFGGINLEDIKAPECFEIEQRLREEMDVPVFHDDQHGTAIISGAALINAADIADKEIEDLEIVFSGAGASAIATARFYLSLGARRENITMCDSSGIITDARAADGDVNEFKREFARDVPEGGLADAMAGADVFVGLSVGGIVDEEMVRSMADDPIIFAMANPDPEIGYETAKAARDDTVVMATGRSDYPNQVNNVLGFPFIFRGALDARATDINEEMKRAAAEALAELTRKDVPDEVVKAYGDQPLQFGPDYVIPKPLDPRVLFEIAPAVAEAAMDSGCARREIDPEAYAERLEARLGKSREMMRVVLNKAKSDPKCVALAEGTDEKMIRAAYQLSEQEIADPVLLGDADTIRSETARLGLDYDPQIVDPGADEAAEQYADRLFEMRRRDGITRTEAGELVRRDTNYFGSVMVEQDDADALLTGLTHNYPSALRPPLQVIGATEDTDHVAGVYMLTFSNRVVFCADATVNRDPDADTLAEITRHTADLARRFNVEPRAAMLSYSNFGSVDDGSPQTSREAVERLHADDGVDFPVDGEMQADTAVVQDILRDTYEFSELNEPANVLIFPNLESGNIGYKLLQRLGGAEAIGPMLVGMDEPVHVLQRGDEVKDIVNLAGVAVVDAQ
- a CDS encoding M24 family metallopeptidase, whose protein sequence is MTVEFDTDERERRLEALLAAEDADEVWLGRPDSFAWATGGADSRVSRAAGVGEAAVGYHGDGDWTVLTNEIESERLAVEQLPAALSMSVVADPWYETDLAGAVAARATDDALADFPVAGTTEIDPTRLRLRLSAADRERYRRLGGEVAAGVERVCRQLQPEDTEREVASALQVGLSGRGIDTPVVLVGGSERAPAYRHPTPTTEQLGSYALVAVTARRGGLSVSLTRTVAFDPPTWLCDRHSAAQQVETAALAATRRVATHRESATAETEPGRAGTVFDAIESAYADAGHRGEWREHHQGGATGYAGREWIATPDSDAPVVSPAAYAWNPTVEGAKSEDTAIVDGETVEPVTTTGDWPTTTVTVDGLSLERPDVLSV
- a CDS encoding COX15/CtaA family protein encodes the protein MDWPEWLTFRRYVAAATGMAGLLIALGIYTAASGSGLACAQQWPLCDGGVLPQTIPSFVEWFHRLWAMITGFVIFGAAVWAWRADLPRVTTAATLTAAVLTPLQAVFGAVTVTLEGAVPGGYSAPVHAAHFLTGTTIFLGLTYAALTSAETRVPDRRARVRLATRTAVVGVGVSLLLSRALPFVQFGPWAQAGFYLAALTTLGALVAAVRWLGALGRGRLRAAAGLAAVAHAGAMLLGRDLVYYAETVELLNLVFALVAAALVAGTAWSVETEDGGRADRARAPTDD
- a CDS encoding HIT domain-containing protein — protein: MEQVFAPWRIEWIRREDHEDAVDGCPFCVLPARDDDRASRIVARSPHSFVICNNAPYNPGHVMVIPDAHEGDYAALSPAVVADHARLKQATFDAVRAALDPNGLNAGLNHGGDAAGGSIDDHVHTHVVPRYTGDTNFMPVISDTTVIVEAIDETYDLLREAFAELPCGQRPDDEDAAVEVSFE
- the map gene encoding type II methionyl aminopeptidase, with the protein product MTEFDEAALESHREAGEVLTTVMGETREMIEPGVTHLEVAEYAEDRVRELGDGLAFPVNVSVDAEASHATPAREDETEFDDEMVCLDIGVHVDGYIADAAVTVDLSETPELVEAAEEALAAAVEAAGPGVPVGEIGAEIEDVIEAYDYTPVYNLSGHGVQRFDAHTGPNVPNRGVDRSVELEPGQAVAIEPFATDGRGKVGEGSKEEIFELVEDRSVRNRSARQALEQIREFDGLPFAARALDTSRAEMALRRLTQQGIVKGYPVLTEEPGRLVSQAEHTILVREDGIEVTTRGLFE